Proteins from a single region of Columba livia isolate bColLiv1 breed racing homer unplaced genomic scaffold, bColLiv1.pat.W.v2 Scaffold_135, whole genome shotgun sequence:
- the LOC135577718 gene encoding olfactory receptor 14J1-like, with protein sequence LHYGTLLGSRACVHMAAAAWATGFLNALLHTANTFSLPLCKGNVLGQFFCEIPHILKLSCSHSHLRELGLLVVSACLFFTCFIFIVVSYVQILRAVLRIPSEQGRHKAFSTCLPHLAVVSLFVSTGAFAYLKPPSICSPSLDLVVSVLYSVVPPAVNPLIYSMRNQELKDALCKLISLCFLKQ encoded by the coding sequence ctgcactacgggaccctcctgggcagcagagcttgtgtccacatggcagcagctgcctgggccactgggtttctcaatgctctgctgcacacggccaatacattttcactgcccctgtgcaagggcaatgtcctgggccagttcttctgtgaaatcccccacatcctcaagctctcctgctcacactcccacctcagggaacttgggctccttgtggtcagtgcctgtttattttttacgtgtttcatttttattgtggtgtcctatgtgcagatcttgagggccgtgctgaggatcccctctgagcagggacggcacaaagccttttccacctgcctccctcacctggccgtggtctccctgtttgtcagcactggtgcatttgcctacctgaagcccccatccatctgttctccttccctggacctggtggtgtcagttctgtactcggtggtgcctccagcagtgaaccccctcatctacagcatgaggaaccaggagctcaaggatgccctgtgcaaactcatatccctctgttttctgaagcaataa